In Aerococcus loyolae, a genomic segment contains:
- the rplS gene encoding 50S ribosomal protein L19, whose translation MSHNPKLIDEIVSEQLRSDIPDFRPGDTVRVHARVVEGERERIQIFEGVVLARKGQGISETFTVRKVSNGVGVERIWPVHTPRVAKIEVIRQGKVRRAKLYYLRDRHGKAARIAERRRKK comes from the coding sequence ATGAGTCATAACCCAAAGTTAATCGATGAAATTGTTTCCGAACAATTACGCAGCGATATTCCAGATTTCCGTCCCGGAGACACCGTTCGTGTACACGCACGTGTTGTTGAAGGTGAACGTGAACGTATCCAAATTTTTGAAGGCGTTGTTTTAGCACGTAAAGGTCAAGGTATCAGCGAAACCTTCACCGTTCGTAAAGTATCAAACGGTGTTGGCGTTGAACGTATCTGGCCAGTACATACTCCTCGAGTAGCTAAAATTGAAGTGATCCGTCAAGGTAAAGTACGTCGTGCGAAACTTTACTACTTACGTGACCGTCACGGAAAAGCAGCGCGTATTGCTGAACGTCGTCGCAAAAAATAA
- the trmD gene encoding tRNA (guanosine(37)-N1)-methyltransferase TrmD, giving the protein MKVNILSLFPDMFTGPMNQSIIGKAQEKGLIDIEVTDFRQFANNKHGHVDDYPFGGGAGMLLQVGPIYRALEAIDPLLVSEDLSKRPASRVILMDPAGQRFTQAKAEELAQEDQLIFICGHYEGYDERIRNYVTDEISIGDFVLTGGELGAMTVIDATVRLLDEAVGNNESVEVESFSTGLLEYPQYTRPRSFMGMNVPDVLVSGDHQKIADWKGKEAIRRTYLRRPDLLDRAELSDQEKQWLLEIQAENPK; this is encoded by the coding sequence ATGAAGGTTAATATTTTAAGTCTATTTCCAGATATGTTTACTGGACCTATGAACCAGTCCATTATTGGTAAGGCCCAGGAGAAGGGTCTGATTGATATTGAAGTCACTGACTTTCGCCAATTTGCCAATAATAAGCATGGCCATGTCGATGACTATCCCTTTGGCGGGGGAGCGGGCATGCTGCTGCAAGTGGGGCCAATCTATCGGGCCCTGGAGGCCATTGATCCGCTTCTAGTGAGCGAAGATTTATCCAAGCGTCCAGCTAGCCGGGTAATTTTAATGGATCCTGCTGGCCAACGATTCACCCAAGCCAAGGCGGAAGAACTGGCCCAGGAAGACCAGTTAATCTTCATTTGTGGTCATTATGAAGGCTATGATGAGCGGATTAGAAACTATGTGACCGATGAAATTTCCATAGGTGACTTTGTCCTAACCGGTGGCGAGCTCGGTGCCATGACAGTGATTGATGCCACGGTGCGCCTTTTGGATGAGGCGGTAGGTAATAATGAGTCAGTGGAAGTGGAATCTTTTTCGACTGGCCTATTGGAATACCCCCAATATACCCGGCCGCGGTCCTTTATGGGCATGAATGTTCCGGACGTTCTTGTCAGTGGCGACCACCAAAAAATAGCCGATTGGAAGGGTAAGGAAGCCATCCGTCGTACCTATCTCAGACGGCCTGATCTCTTAGACCGAGCTGAGCTATCTGACCAAGAAAAGCAGTGGCTGCTAGAAATCCAGGCAGAAAATCCAAAATAA
- a CDS encoding MaoC family dehydratase, which translates to MEAIYLENCQVGLTFKSRSYHLSEEEAISFAEKYDPQPFHLDKQAAEDSFFKQLCASGWLVTAIMMKLMVESIPFKHGDIGAGVTLNWTKPVYPGDDLHIEGEITDFKPSKSKPDRGIAYVSVKVINQEDDVVLENESKVVVFSKDKDFTK; encoded by the coding sequence GTGGAAGCTATCTATTTAGAAAACTGTCAGGTAGGTCTAACATTCAAAAGCCGTAGCTATCATCTGTCTGAAGAAGAAGCTATCAGTTTTGCAGAAAAATATGATCCTCAACCCTTCCACTTAGATAAGCAGGCTGCTGAAGACAGCTTCTTTAAGCAACTTTGTGCTAGCGGATGGTTGGTGACTGCCATTATGATGAAATTAATGGTTGAAAGTATTCCTTTTAAACATGGGGATATTGGTGCCGGAGTGACCCTCAATTGGACTAAACCTGTTTATCCCGGAGACGACCTGCATATTGAAGGGGAAATTACTGATTTCAAGCCTTCTAAGAGTAAGCCAGATCGTGGCATTGCCTATGTATCTGTAAAAGTCATCAACCAAGAAGATGATGTTGTCTTAGAAAATGAATCGAAGGTGGTTGTTTTTTCTAAGGATAAAGATTTTACTAAATAG